The stretch of DNA GGACGACTCGAGAACCTGGCCGAGCTGGTCGGCGTCGCCAGCGAGCACGAGGACCTCGCCTCCTTCCTCGAAGGGGTGGCCCTGGTGAACGACGCCGACGACCTCGACGACGACGATTCCAGGGTCGCCCTGATGACCTTGCACACGGCCAAGGGCCTCGAGTTCCCCGCCGTGTTCCTCGTCGGCATGGAGGAGGGGGTGTTTCCGCATCTGCGGGCCATGGGCGAGCCCGACGAGCTCGAGGAGGAGCGCCGCCTCTGCTACGTGGGGATGACGCGGGCCCGGGAGTACCTGCACCTGTCCCACGCCACCTGCCGCGGGCTCTGGGGCTCGGTGCAGTGGAACCCCCCGAGCCGGTTTCTGAAAGAGGTCCCGGAGATGCTGCTGCGGAACGCGGGGAACGGCGCGACGAGCAACGGCGCCAACGGCGCCGGTCGGTCCGGGACCCGCGGCCGCGACGCACTGGTCGAGTCGGCCCGCCGGGCGGGACGGACCAGCCCGGCCCGGACCACGGGGGCCGAGCGGCTCGGTCTGAAGGTCGGCGACGACGTCGTCCACGGCAAATGGGGAGAGGGCGTGGTCCTCGAGCTGCGCGGCAGTGGTGACAAGGCCGAGGCCACGATCCGGTTCCCGGGCATCGGCGAGAAGCAGCTCCTGCTGGCCTGGGCCCCGCTCAAACGGGCCTAGCTTCAGACCGGCCAGGTTCGTGAGGCGGCACCGGGCCCTAGTATGCGGTGGATGAACAGGCCCTACCGCGTGATCGTGGCCAAGCCTGGCCTCGACGGGCACGACCGGGGGGCCAAGGTGATCGCCCGGGCCCTGCGCGACGCGGGCTTCGAGGTCATCTACACCGGCCTGCACCAGACACCCGAGCAGGTCGTCCAGGCCGTGATCGAGGAGGACGCGGACGCGGTCGGACTGTCGCTGCTCTCGGGGGCGCACCTCACGCTCGTCCCGAAGATCATGGAGGC from Acidimicrobiales bacterium encodes:
- a CDS encoding cobalamin B12-binding domain-containing protein; translation: MNRPYRVIVAKPGLDGHDRGAKVIARALRDAGFEVIYTGLHQTPEQVVQAVIEEDADAVGLSLLSGAHLTLVPKIMEALRSAGAGDVLVVCGGIIPEADIPKLTEIGVAKVFTPGAPLQDILEWLGGELDRREAATESSQS